Proteins co-encoded in one Bos taurus isolate L1 Dominette 01449 registration number 42190680 breed Hereford chromosome X, ARS-UCD2.0, whole genome shotgun sequence genomic window:
- the DLG3 gene encoding disks large homolog 3 isoform X5 → MMNSSMSSGSGSLRTSEKRSLYVRALFDYDRTRDSCLPSQGLSFSYGDILHVINASDDEWWQARLVTPHGESEQIGVIPSKKRVEKKERARLKTVKFHARTGMIESNRSIKTKRKKSFRLSRKFPFYKSKENMAQESSGQEQGVTSNTSDSESSSKGQEDAILSYEPVTRQEIHYARPVIILGPMKDRVNDDLISEFPHKFGSCVPHTTRPRRDNEVDGQDYHFVVSREQMEKDIQDNKFIEAGQFNDNLYGTSIQSVRAVAERGKHCILDVSGNAIKRLQQSQLYPIAIFIKPKSIEALMEMNRRQTYEQANKIYDKAMKLEQEFGEYFTAIVQGDSLEEIYNKIKQIIEDQSGHYIWVPSPEKL, encoded by the exons GGCCTTGTTTGATTATGACCGGACTCGGGACAGCTGCCTGCCAAGCCAAGGCCTCAGCTTCTCCTATGGTGACATTCTACACGTCATTAATGCATCTGATGATGAGTGGTGGCAGGCGAGACTGGTGACACCACATGGAGAAAGTGAGCAAATCGGTGTGATCCCCAGTAAGAAGAG ggtggaaaagaaagaaagggctcGATTGAAAACCGTGAAGTTTCATGCCAGGACGGGGATGATTGAATCTAACAGG TCGATCAAAACGAAACGTAAAAAGAGTTTCCGCCTCTCTCGAAAGTTTCCATTTTACAAGAGCAAAGAAAACATGGCCCAGGAGAGCAGCGGACAGGAAC AGGGAGTGACATCCAACACCAGTGACAGCGAAAGCAGTTCCA AAGGACAGGAGGATGCTATTCTGTCATATGAGCCAGTGACACGGCAAGAAA TTCACTATGCAAGGCCTGTCATCATCCTGGGCCCCATGAAGGACAGAGTCAACGATGACCTAATTTCGGAATTTCCACATAAATTTGGATCCTGTGTACCAC ATACTACCCGGCCTCGGCGTGATAATGAGGTGGATGGGCAAGACTACCACTTTGTGGTCTCCCGAGAACAGATGGAGAAGGATATTCAGGACAACAAGTTCATTGAGGCAGGCCAGTTCAACGACAATCTCTATGGGACCAGCATCCAGTCAGTGAGGGCAGTTGCGGAGAGG GGCAAGCACTGCATATTAGATGTTTCTGGCAATGCTATCAAGAGGCTGCAGCAGTCGCAACTTTACCCCATTGCCATCTTCATCAAGCCCAAGTCCATTGAAGCGCTTAT GGAAATGAACCGAAGGCAGACATATGAACAAGCAAATAAGATCTATGACAAAGCCATGAAACTGGAGCAGGAGTTTGGAGAATACTTCACAG ccaTTGTACAgggtgactcactggaagagattTATAACAAAATCAAACAAATCATTGAGGACCAGTCTGGGCACTACATTTGGGTCCCATCCCCTGAAAAACTCTGA